The Streptomyces taklimakanensis nucleotide sequence AACGTCCAGACGCCCGGCATCACCTTCGCCATCACCGGCCCCTGGCGCCGCGGAGCCCTCTGATCCGGTCCGGTGCCGCCCCGGCCCGCCGTACCGTGCCCGGCGCTGCCGGTGCGGCGGGCCGCGCCTAGGATGCCGGTGTGGCGGGAGAAACCGATCTTCGAAGGCTGTTGGCGGACCTGCGTCCGGAACTCGATCCGGTCCGGTACGCCTTCGTCACCGTCTCCGGCGACCGCGTCCCGCCCGGACTCTCCCCCGTGGTCACCGTCGCCGAGGCGGAGGGCCTCACCCTGGTGGTGCCCGAGGAGGAGGCCGACCGGGCCGGACTCGACCACGACTACGCGGCGGGCCGGATCACCCTGCGGGTCCACTCCGCGCTGGACGCCGTGGGCCTGACCGCCGCCGTGGCCGCCGAACTCGCGTCGGCGGGGCTGAGCTGCAACGTGGTGGCCGGATACCACCACGACCACCTCTTCGTCCCCCACGAGCGGGCCGAGGAGGCCGTACGTCTCCTGGAGGCCCTCGCGGACCGCTCGGCCCGCGCCGCCGACTCCTCCCGATCGGACCGCTCCTCCGGGGCGAACGAGCCGTAACCGGCCCGTCCCGTCGGCCGGCAGGTGTGGACGGCCGATGGGACGGGCCGGTCGTCCCGGTGCCCGGCGGGGCCGGGCGGACCGGCAGACGGTACCCGTCCGGTCGATGACGCCCGGATGCGTCGGGCGACACGGGGTAGACCGTCCGGGGCCGGGGACTCCTGGCTCCCGACGCGTCCCCTCCCCGGCTCCCCGCGCCGCCGCGTCGCGCGCGGGCCGCCCCCGAAGGAGGATGGATCCATGCTGCTGGCCGACGTCGCCCGCGCCTCCCGCCGGATCGCCGCCACCTCCTCGCGCACCGAGAAGGTCGCCCTGCTGGCCGAGCTGTTCCGCGCGGCCGACCCCGACGACGCCCCGATCGTCGTCGCCCATCTGGCGGGCAGGCTTCCGCAGCGCAGGACCGGCATCGGCTGGAAGGCCCTGTCCCGGCCGGTCGCCCCCGCCGCGGAGCCCTCGCTGTCGGTGCGGGACGTGCACCTGGCGTTGGACGGGATCGCGGCCGTGGCGGGCCGGGGCGCGCAGGCCGAGCGGGTGCGGCGGCTGCACGCCCTGCTGGGCGCCGCCACCGCCGACGAGCAGGACTTCCTGGTGCGGCTGATCGCCGGCGAGCTGCGTCAGGGCGCGCTGGACGCGTTCGCCGTCGAGGGCCTGGCGGCCGCGGTGGGCGCGGCTCCCGCCGAGGTGCGGCGGGCGGTGATGGTGGGCGGCTCGCTCGGCGCGGTCGCCGAGGCGCTGTTGGCGCGCGGCCCCGGCGCGCTGGAGGAGTTCCGGCTGGACGTGGGGCGTCCGGTCCTGCCGATGCTGGCCCGCACCGCGAGGGACGTGGACGAGGCGGTGGACGGGCTCGGGCCCTGCGCGGTGGAGGAGAAGCTCGACGGCATCCGGGTGCAGGTGCACGTCGACGGCTCACGGGTGCGGGTCTTCACCCGCACGCTGGAGGAGATCACCGACCGGGTCCCCGAGGTGGTGGAGGCCGCCCACGCTCTCGGCACCACGCGGGCGGTGCTCGACGGCGAGGTCGTCGCGCCGGGGGCGGACGGGCGGCCGCGCCCCTTCCAGGAGGTCGCGGGCCGGGTGGGTTCGCGGGTGGACGTGGACCGGGCCCGCCGGGAGCTGCCGCTCTCGCCGGTCTTCTTCGACCTGCTCTCCGTCGACGGCCGCGA carries:
- a CDS encoding ATP-dependent DNA ligase; protein product: MLLADVARASRRIAATSSRTEKVALLAELFRAADPDDAPIVVAHLAGRLPQRRTGIGWKALSRPVAPAAEPSLSVRDVHLALDGIAAVAGRGAQAERVRRLHALLGAATADEQDFLVRLIAGELRQGALDAFAVEGLAAAVGAAPAEVRRAVMVGGSLGAVAEALLARGPGALEEFRLDVGRPVLPMLARTARDVDEAVDGLGPCAVEEKLDGIRVQVHVDGSRVRVFTRTLEEITDRVPEVVEAAHALGTTRAVLDGEVVAPGADGRPRPFQEVAGRVGSRVDVDRARRELPLSPVFFDLLSVDGRDLLTSSVAERYAELARVVPEPMRVRRTVVADPGDEGARARAREFADEVLSRGHEGVVLKALDSSYRAGRRGASWVKVKPVHTLDLVVLAAEWGHGRRAGRLSNLHLGARRADGSFAMLGKTFKGLTDALLAWQTERLSELADGDDGVTVTVRPELVVEVAFDGVQRSPRYPEGVTLRFARVLRYRGDKTAAEADTVETVLSFVR
- a CDS encoding ACT domain-containing protein, with amino-acid sequence MAGETDLRRLLADLRPELDPVRYAFVTVSGDRVPPGLSPVVTVAEAEGLTLVVPEEEADRAGLDHDYAAGRITLRVHSALDAVGLTAAVAAELASAGLSCNVVAGYHHDHLFVPHERAEEAVRLLEALADRSARAADSSRSDRSSGANEP